Proteins co-encoded in one Acanthopagrus latus isolate v.2019 chromosome 10, fAcaLat1.1, whole genome shotgun sequence genomic window:
- the zgc:162171 gene encoding ras-related protein Rab-38 — protein sequence MQQERLLKVLVIGDLGVGKTSIIKRYVHQVFSQHYRATIGVDFALKVLNWDQRTVVRLQLWDIAGQERYGNMTRVYYREAVGALVVFDMTRLSTFQAVLKWKGDLDSKVALGNGRSVPAVLLANKCDQRRHGLCPKLPKLENFSREYGFVGWYETSAKDNTNIDAAITCLVKNIMSVEEERASGDAAATAARTEAEGSVLVLPRFDYNATEKGLGGCSGCSSFRPRDRDD from the exons ATGCAGCAGGAGCGCCTGCTCAAAGTGTTGGTCATCGGAGACCTCGGAGTGGGCAAGACGTCCATCATAAAGCGCTACGTGCACCAGGTGTTCTCCCAGCACTACCGCGCCACCATCGGAGTGGACTTCGCCCTCAAAGTGCTCAACTGGGACCAGAGGACGGTGGTGCGGCTGCAGCTGTGGGACATCGCCG ggCAGGAGCGCTATGGCAACATGACCCGTGTGTACTACAGAGAGGCGGTGGGGGCCCTCGTCGTCTTCGACATGACCCGACTGTCCACGTTTCAGGCCGTCCTCAAGTGGAAAGGAGACCTGGACTCGAAG GTCGCCCTTGGCAACGGGAGGTCGGTTCCAGCTGTGCTGCTGGCCAACAAGTGTGACCAGCGGCGTCACGGTTTGTGCCCCAAGCTGCCCAAACTGGAGAACTTCTCCAGAGAGTACGGCTTCGTCGGCTGGTACGAAACCTCCGCCAAG GACAACACCAACATTGACGCTGCCATCACATGCTTGGTGAAGAACATCAtgtctgtggaggaggagagagcctCGGGCGACGCCGCGGCCACCGCCGCCAGAACCGAGGCGGAAGGCAGCGTCCTGGTTCTGCCTCGCTTCGACTACAACGCGACAGAGAAGGGACTGGGTGGATGTTCAGGATGCTCCTCGTTCAGACCCAGAGACAGAGATGACTGA
- the LOC119027445 gene encoding ras-related protein Rab-39B gives MEAIWLYQFRLIVIGDSTVGKSCLIRRFTEGRFAQVSDPTVGVDFFSRLVEIEPGKRIKLQIWDTAGQERFRSITRAYYRNSVGGLLLFDITNRRSFQNVHDWLEEARSHVQPHSIVFLLVGHKCDLEAQRQVTRQEAEKLAGAYGMRYVETSARDAINVEHAFTELTRDIFALVRSGDITIQEGWEGVKSGFVPNVVHSSEEVTKSDRRCLC, from the exons aTGGAGGCGATATGGCTCTATCAGTTCCGGCTGATCGTCATCGGGGACTCCACGGTGGGCAAGTCGTGTCTGATCCGGCGGTTCACGGAGGGCCGCTTCGCCCAGGTGTCGGACCCCACCGTCGGCGTGGACTTCTTCTCCCGGCTGGTGGAGATCGAGCCCGGCAAGCGGATCAAGCTGCAGATCTGGGACACGGCGGGCCAGGAGCGCTTCAG GTCCATCACCAGGGCTTACTACCGTAACTCTGTGGGCGGGCTCCTCCTGTTCGACATCACCAACCGCCGATCCTTCCAGAACGTCCACGATTGGCTGGAGGAGGCTCGCAGCCACGTCCAGCCGCACAGCATCGTCTTCCTCTTGGTGGGGCACAAATGCGACCTTGAGGCGCAGCGCCAG GTGACCCGCCAGGAAGCAGAGAAGTTGGCGGGGGCGTATGGAATGCGCTACGTCGAGACGTCGGCCCGCGACGCCATCAACGTGGAACATGCCTTCACCGAGTTGACCAGAGACATCTTCGCCCTGGTGCGGTCCGGCGACATCACAATCCAGGAGGGCTGGGAGGGCGTGAAGAGCGGGTTTGTCCCCAATGTGGTTCACTCCTCGGAGGAAGTGACCAAGAGCGACCGCCGCTGTCTATGTTGA